In the genome of Achromobacter sp. MFA1 R4, the window AGGACGCGAGGGTTCATGGCGGGATCCAAAGTTTGCGGAAAGCGCAAAGAAGAATTCTAACCATTGATATTGCTGCAAACCGCGAAGCGACTCTAGGATGTGGGCATCGATCGTGCCGACAACCGGGTATCACCGCAATGTTTCAATCCGACGTTTCTTCCCCGTCCCCCGTTCTGGAATCGCTCCGGCAGGCAAGGCCGGTGTTGTGGACCGGACCTGTCGCCTCCGGTTCGGCCGGGGGCCCTGGCGCGCATTTCCTGATGGATCAGGTGCTGTCGGCCCAGGAGCGGTTTGCGCGATTCGCGCCGCTGCTGGCCGAGCTGTTTCCCGAACTGGCCGAGACGAACGGCGTGATCGAGTCGCCGCTCCTGCCCGCCGCCGCCATGCAGGCGGCCATCGGCCTGCCGCACAGCGCGGGGCGCCTGTGGATCAAGGCCGACCATGCATTGCCCGTCGCCGGGTCCATCAAGGCCCGGGGCGGCATCCACGAAGTGCTGGAATTCGCCGAATCGCTGGCGCTGCGCGAGGGCCTGCTGCGTCCCGGCGACGACTATCGCAAGCTGGCGGGCCCCGTGGCCCGCGCCTGCTTCGGCCGCTACCAGGTGGCCGTGGGCTCGACGGGCAACCTGGGCCTGTCCATCGGCGTGATCGCATCGGCGCTGGGTTTCAGGTCGGCCGTGCACATGTCGGCCGACGCCAAGGCCTGGAAGAAGGCGCGGCTGCGCGCGCGCGGGGTCGAGGTCGTCGAGCACGCGGGCGACTACGAAAAGGCCGTGGCCGCCGGCCGGGCGCAGGTTGAGGCCGATCCGTACGGCTATTTCGTGGACGACGAGCGCTCCGCATCCCTGTTCATGGGCTACGCCGCCGCGGCGCTGCACCTGCGCATCCAGCTTGGCGAATCCGGCGTGCGCGTCGACGCCGAGCATCCCCTTTTCGTCTACCTGCCATGCGGCGTGGGCGGCGCGCCGGGCGGCATTGCCTTCGGACTGACGCAGCTCTATGGCCCGCACGTCCATTGCTTCTTCGCCGAGCCGGTGCAGTCGCCGTGCTTCATGGTGCGCATGATGGCCGGCCACGGCGAATTGCCCGGCGCGCCGGCCAGCGCGTCGGTCTACGACGTGGGGCTCACCAATGTGACCGAAGCCGACGGGCTGGCCGTGCCGACCGCCTCGGAGCTGGCGTATGCGGCGGTGGGCGCGCACCTGCGCGGGGTCTACACCGTGCAGGACGACACGCTCTACGCCGACCTGGCCCGCCTCAAGGACAGCGAGGGCCTGCGCATCGAACCGTCGGCCGCGGCCGGATTCAGCGGGCCGCGTCACCTGTGCGGCACCGACGCCGGCCGGGCGTGGCTGGAGGCGCAGGGGCTCCTGCCGCACCTGCCGCGCGCCACGCACC includes:
- a CDS encoding D-serine ammonia-lyase; its protein translation is MFQSDVSSPSPVLESLRQARPVLWTGPVASGSAGGPGAHFLMDQVLSAQERFARFAPLLAELFPELAETNGVIESPLLPAAAMQAAIGLPHSAGRLWIKADHALPVAGSIKARGGIHEVLEFAESLALREGLLRPGDDYRKLAGPVARACFGRYQVAVGSTGNLGLSIGVIASALGFRSAVHMSADAKAWKKARLRARGVEVVEHAGDYEKAVAAGRAQVEADPYGYFVDDERSASLFMGYAAAALHLRIQLGESGVRVDAEHPLFVYLPCGVGGAPGGIAFGLTQLYGPHVHCFFAEPVQSPCFMVRMMAGHGELPGAPASASVYDVGLTNVTEADGLAVPTASELAYAAVGAHLRGVYTVQDDTLYADLARLKDSEGLRIEPSAAAGFSGPRHLCGTDAGRAWLEAQGLLPHLPRATHLAWTTGGLFVPDEEYDRFLSRGRSLAAGT